TAGTATTATTAACATCAAGTACtcttataatttaaagttacggCAATATTCACagatgttaaaaaataacgcTTCTTTAGTCGAAAATATCAGAGACTGAAATCTCGACTTGAAACTGTCGGCATGACATGTATCGATTTATCAAACTCGATTGTAGCAGCATCGTTGATCAGGCGATTAATCGCACCGCACTCGCTATCTATGAGGACACTCGTGCGTGACTTTTTATAGCGTTGTCTATTAATAGCTTTTAGTTCTTGACACttatacattgaaaaaaaatgtctaGTTCCAATTCTGTATAGTACgaatttttgcataaaaaatataagtacctcAAATAATCCTTAACATTCGCGTAGTATACAATTTACACCTATTAACATCAACAACATGGAAATCAACTAACACAAGGGTCCTATTATACCGCTAAGTCATTCTATTACGTGAATTCAACCCTTCGCTGCTAAAAATAACCCTCCAAAAATAGCCGGTAGCTAATAACCCCACAGGTAGTGACTCACAGTCACGTCATACCCTCTGTATGTACGTCTGTCGGCTCAAACTGTATCACTCTCACTTACTGGCTTAAAACCAGACAGATTTACAACTTCTAGTTTGGATAAGTCAACAAACATTGCTCGTTGCGTTACTGTTGAGAATCTTTGGTGTTTCTCTTGTGTGGTGACGtcacaatcaaaatcaaaagtcatttattcaaagtaggctgaaaatcagcacttttcgaaagtcaaattaaaaaaagacagcccccaaaacgcccgcccttatTGCTACcagcttatttatttgaaacactGAGATTTGATTCAATATGAATTACAGTTCAATCAAAATGTCTGTTAGTTTTATATTGTGGACAATTCCACTTACGAGTAAATGCTTATGAATAGTCAAAAAAGTAATCCTGGAACAAGATACttgataaatataatactaCTATTTAGGTACTTAGAGATTTTCCTGTTTTACATCAGATTAAAATACACAGACATGTTCAGCAGGTTTCATAGAAAAATGAAGGCTTCTAATTAATAAAGATAGTATTGTTTAGTGCGTTCCCACAGCAGGTAGAGCGTGTCGGCGCCCGCGCCTCTTTCCATGTGAGTCATTTCTGTAACTTCGTCTGCCCGCGTGTCTGCCACTTGGCGATAGGGCTGTCCCACGacaagatattttttacatgacacttctgttatatttattttgttgcctCCTTTATTAGTAGGAAgatagaaaaaaatgaaatatttttcataggcaaaatactttttataaaggGACCTTAGTATTTAAAGATTCTAATTACAAAATTCTCATGCCAATGTAGGAACCAAAAGGGAATTTACAAGTAAACGAAAAGTCACCAAGTTAAAGTTAAACTGTCTAGAAACGGGTCAGCTATTAATTCAAGCGAAAAGTGATTAAGGTTTCAAATGCACAGTTTCCGTCGCAGTAACTTAGAAAGGCAAGTTGATTTTCAGGCAAAATTATACTAGCcacgtaaataaaattttatgaagagTTTGtgcaaaattgtttttgaaatatagTTTTCATAGCTTTTTGTGTAAAAGTTGACAGCAAAGTgacataattttagtaaaagaaaagcatatttttttattaatagattaTGTCGTTGTCAAGTTTTACACATACATTTAGCGTGTCATAAAAAGTCAATCTATTGTAATTTTGATATAACCCTTCATTTACAAAAAACCACATCatccatttaaattaaataataagtgatTTTAGACCCTCTGCTTATATATAATTATTCCGTGTGGCATCCCTACGGAAGCCGCGGAGCGTGACCTCTCGATGCGTCGATAATTACCGACCGGTAGCCCAGGAATTCCTACAAGACATGTGACGTCACAGCATTGTTTCAATCCATGTGAACGTAGCTTCCAGCGTTTTAACATAAACTGCCATCTATACTAGTTTAATAAAGAtgaatcattttttatttaaacccctaaaggctccgaaactattgactTGATCTTAAATTTTTCACTATTGAGAAGCTAGACTAACATCAAGTAACAAAGAGAAGTCCTTACGGGTGAAACCAGGGGATACATCCAGattgccataaaaaaatatctctctcaaaataaatataccgaCAGCATCGTatgaaattgaaaagttttgttaTCTATGTGTTGTTTTAGTTTCGGGTACGTGATATGTTTAAGCAATTACGTGAATGGTTGGACCGTGGATATAGGTACTGATAAGTTTTATAGCTATAAATAACTCCAGTTGTTTTCATTCATGCTTACATGACGATATAACACTACGCTTCTTTTCTTCGAAGAGTATGATCGTATATTTGCAAATCCCATACCATATTTCACCATGATTTCATCAGATCCGTTCTTCAACTTCTAACAAGGACTAATATTGAACGAATCCGAACTCAGCAATGGTAGTTAGAATTTGACAACCAGCCTGAAGTCACAATTAGTACCTCCTATTGAAAAAAGCCTGAAATATAACTTGCCTATACATATAGTGTGTTGcgttactaaataaaataatacctacacgCTAATGAGACAACATATTCAAAGCACATTTAATTAAACGTTCCTTCTGTTTATAATAAAGCTGTTTACGTTCGATTCTCATTAATCCACAGCGAATTGATTGCTCTAAGCTTCTTTTGTCTATAAATCCCCAGTTGTAGTAATTATCCAGTCGGGTGCTTCAGTCCCTAGTTATAGGACAAAGCTCATTAGTTCAGTCTTTATTGCAACTGTCATAATATTGCAGGataaagcttgtggcacattatagcagcacggtaacagcacggctgcagcacggcgtcgcctcgaattaagactacggctagctgccagcgcgccaaccacgcgctgtccgctcgccgtcggcgcgccgtccgctcgccgtcggcgcgccggccgcgaggtgttagcttgctgtcaccgcaaactcaatattattttaagacgattatgattgatattatgattgaacacgacgtaatgacgttgtttcgctgccggctcggagtcggcgcgcaattagcacgccgtcggcgcgctgtacgcatgaagaccgctcgcttgcagcacgcgggcggcaagTCGAGTTATGTGGAAGCGGCAAGCAagctgactgctcgccgttggctttttcatattgtcattacgaaatatattataatatacacgatttaatgctctaaattgaatgacaacttaaatgctggtgtggagccgtgctgttacggtgctgctgtaatgtgccacGTCCTTTATTCCCCTCGGGTCTGTTTGTCCCGGCCCTTTTTAGTATGGCTAGGGGAGTAGTTAGTAGTTACACAGCGCACTGAATATTCACGAAAATTTTGGATAGACTTTTTGGGAGATGTTCTAGActagaattttaatttgcggtctctttattttaatttgtcatgGCGGGACGTGCACATGTTTTGAATTGCTGATTTGCCTACGAATGTAACGTCACGTGTAATTTTACGCAAACATTTTTAGAACCTACCGCATTTATACCAGTTCGATGGCAGTTTCGATCCTCAGGTGTATACTTTTCTCAATAGAAACAAACAGTATTTGATGTTCTTACTCAATACATTTTAACTCGTGTTTTCTTTCCATTACAAGCGCCACACCAATCATCCCATTCGGCACTCAAAGAAAACTATATCGTATTTCTGTGAAAAATTCCTAGAAACATCGAGACATCGTTTTCCATTACACCTAAGAGTTCGTGACAACAGCCGCGAGTTATTCAATCGAATCGATTAGAAAAAACAACGCAATGACATCGTGCGAATCGAATACATCGTGTGTTATGTGAATTACGTGCGCGCACCGAGCCCGCATGGCAACCGCTATTGTTCCAGATAATCGATAGTAACGTCCCGATCAATCGAGATATTTGCTGGGGCAGAAGATCCAGTTGTAACACCTGGGTCTATACGACCATCTCTAAACAGATTAACGTTGTAGGATGGAAATTGGTTTACTATTAAACTGTTAAGTCCACGCTGCTGTGCCAATACGAACTTTATAATGTCGCCTTGTTCCTTATAATCGTTGAGAGTCCGAGATGTCTAGCAGATTTGTTAACCAAATGTGGTTGCAGCCTGTTTCACTCGTTTTTGCTACACTGGGTCTTCTGCAGTAATCCCTGCGACATATTACACAATGCGAGTGCGTTAACCGAGCGTTTAGCCGAGTCCACCAGTATCGATTGCGTGCGCCAATTAAACTCCGTAATCGGTAACAATGAGCTATGTATAAACTGCGTGAGATCACTTTAATACTTTTTATGTTTACACCTTACCATCGTCGTTACTAATGGTTATCCATTTAGTTGATTTAACCATTTTCTAAAACAATGGAACGATCAATATGAGTAAGCACTGCTTGGCGAAATTCTATTTATCACTTCTCATGCTAACAATAATGCAATTATTTACTGCAactataacttttatttatgaaagacTGATGCATATCTAAAAGAAGTTCGCCAAACTTTGCGTCGTTCATAAGTTTCGTATCTCTGAAACTGTTTCGTTATTTTGTTCTCTTTCCACGATATTTCTCTCAGCAGATGAATTTTATCGCGCACCGTCCTTTTAAGATGCTACAGCTATTGATTTCAGATCGAATATAAAACAGTTCTTTTGTTCATCCGTCTAGTGTTCCACAAATATCTCGGAACGAGAGAATAACTTAGATATATCTGCAGAATATTTTTCTGCGATATGAATAATGTGCTGTTTACTGCAATGCTGCACACGATGtcagtttgttataattttgtacgTTTATCATGAACATGTTACGAAAAATATGTGGGTATTGTAAAAATGTTTCTATCGAAGATTTCTACTAATATTGTTCCTCTAGAAATATGATCGTTTGTTTTAACATAACTTTATTCTACATTCAGGATCGacgaaattattacaaaatcttaatttcttatttataaccCTACTCCATATTTGGAAGATTAATCaactgtataatattttcttacattccCAGTCATTACTCTTAATCATTCTCTTTACATGCATATGACGAGGTTGGTTATTCTGGAGCGCCATCACGAATATAAATGATCCTCGTTTTAATGATACATTCCTGCTATAATATCTTTACCTCGTGTTTTCGTTTATCATAAAATTAAGAGCCATGTTTTTGGTAGGACGTATTCTTAGCACGTAGTTGCGAATGTTCTGGAGCTGTGTTATTAAGATAGCTTTGTTTGGTCTTTACGAGCGCATTAGTCGGTTTAGCTTCTTCGCTTATAAGCGTTTATTTATCGATAGTAAAGACTAAAGTGGTTGTAATTATTTAGTTTACTGATTTTCTATCTTTATTGCTAAATATACTTAATGTAGCAGCTCACCATCTGGTTTGCCTCCATTTACACCAAATGGAAAAGCTACTAAAATCTTGTtgcgtaatttattttctaaagataCAAAGGTGTGTTGTTATGTTAGAGATACAGCTGTAATAGATAGGTAGACAAGCTTCGTCGTAAGTGATGTTATAAGGGTCTAGCGTTTTTTTGCCTCAAGTATAAAACGCTTGATCGACCACTCAACTGAAATGGACACTTGGGTGAAAAATTGCGTTGCGGAAAACTTGCCGTGATAGAGTTTCGAGATTTTAgcggataatattttttttaggaaatataCCTTGAAACAATACACAAGTGatttaaattagaattaatGTTTAAGAAGAATAAGTAATCTGCGCCCATACGGCACCCATAAAGCTAAATTCGACAGGTATCTCTTAGCTTCTCATATAAAATTTTCCTGTTCAGATTTTTACcttgatctagacacacggcagtgtgtccgccaagttcgagcaaaaaaggcgacacaccggccgtgggttatattacacgaaccattacGAAccaattcgacccccctgtaactcaaaatctattttatttacgcatatcaaatttctagtatctgttgagaccccctcacttatctaaaatacaaaatttcattaatatacctattgtaggtcttgagatattgacgtcagaaaatcgctatttttactatacactcactgactgattcacttattcactgattcactgactcactcatcaaaaacctagaccacttccaatggtcgtattgacttgaaatttggcatggaggtaggtctttatgtcaaggtaaagggaaaaatctgaaaatggccaagtgtgagtcggtttcaaaataatgaaggtgttttatacccggtgtaaatttatacccctaaggaactaaaacgaacttaatttatcaatatttatataatatatcttcgaatggtacaaaggtttgtatttagtcaaagtaaagtaaaaatctgaaaacggccaagtgtgaatcactttcgaaaataacgaatgtgtaactttgatccacgaacataatatatgataacatgtcatgtcagtcagttggtaaatctagtcatagttaatctagttcatttctttgtaagaaacatagtgcatattaaaaaatctaaaagatagtataaatgagacatttctttaactaacttcatcataagaaaaaaataaaataaacaaccttacaaaaataaatgaaatcccacccaaaacaaaaatgtgaaagactgccaagttcgataatatggaaatgcttcgcctataaaagaagtgagatctgaataagtaccaagttccatacacatacctcagttaaaaataaaatagttactttttaatgatgattacttggcaagttttaatagaaaattaaatacttgattcattgcgtttagtaggtttaaaacaaggtgtatgaaaacttgccaagtaacatcattaaaaagtaactatttttaactgaggtatgtgtatggaacttggtacttattcagatctcacttcttttataggcgaagcattcccatattatcgaacttggcagtctttcacatttttgttttgggtgggatttttaTTATCGTAGTACACGTTTCCCATTTCTTTTGCTCCTGACCTCGGGGTGCCATTTTCCTTTCTACTGCCAAAACATGCGTCGCTCATGCGTAGGTTTTCGCCCTCATTCCTCCGTACCTCACACGTTTCTACACTCTTTCTCTTCCAGAACGTTAAGCTTTACTTCTATACTAAAGTATGAAGCTGAGTTGAgattgttcgtttgtttgttgaaAAGAGGTCACTTTATTGCTGGGATTATTTGAAACAAGTACTTTGCTTTTAACTAACCATATCTAATGGCAGATTTACTGATGGCCCTGGTAACAAGATTGAAGAGGTCAGGATAGACAAACGCTCATTGTAAAACAtcgatactcagctgcatccagtaagactggcagccgacccccaacatagttggacaAAAGACtgggtagatgatgatgatgagtggcACATAAAGTCGTTACAATTGAGATAACTTTTATGCCGACCAAAAAGATACTGAGCCAAAGGCAGGTAAAACCGCATGATACGTCTTGTGCTATAATATGTGTGTATTTATCTCAATAAATTCGCTTTACATCGTCCGATATTCATGAGGGTATCGTGGAACGCCTAAGCTTCACTGACAGCTGCTGCGGATCAGTTTATGGTACAGCCGGACTAAATATTTAAGCGGATATCTATTGAATTTAGAATGTATTGTCTACCTTTATCTATTTACTGTTAGTCTTGAAAGTGTCGAAATAGAGGGATGATGCTAGTGGAGtgatttcatttataaaatggtCACTAGGTTTGTCGGTTAAGCAAGACTTATATTCTTGATTTTCTGCACACGGTTTGGATTAGACATGAAAGGTAATTGTGTTTTCGTATTTAAAACCTGAGCTGAGGCGGTAGAATTTTACGCATAGATGCCACCATAAATTAAGCTGGATCATAAGCTCAACTCCTTGTACAAGTCTCCCTAGCACACACAAAACATCACAAACACATAGAAACAAGACCATTACTTATATCCTGAAACGAAAAACCTCGTAAAACAGCCGTGTCCCGCCATAAATATGTACTATAGAGAGGCGTCGGTACCAACAGAGTTCTAGTCACGTGTTCGGACGTGACCCGGACTAAAGCGCGCGAGACATGTCAGCTATGAACACAAATGTTGGGGAAAACTACTCGAGCTTTTTCAATATCTTTGAATATGTGGATGACATATTTGAGAAGGTGTTTTATGATTTTACATTTTAGGACAAATTCTTACGTTTCATCTCCATCCACCCCTTGAGTGacctatattaatatatttttatggtgtCTGACAAGGACTGTTGTCTCTAAATGATTGTTCTATTTCCGGAACCACCTTCGTCTACTTGAGAAGGGTCCAATGTGCCACTGACAGATATTGTTTCCTTATTAAATTTTCATGCACAAATTATTTTCCTGTCATCAATATCCATCGAATTTTAATTGGGATTTCCTGTTATATTCAGAGGAAAGACAACAATAACCAAAAACACAACTTTATTCTAAATTAAACACAACGCTAATTGACAATATATCGGCAACTAATTGCGATACCAGACCTGACAGACCCTCATGCGTTTCACCTTCTTCTGCAGTAGCAGCATGGAATAAAGAAGGGCTTCTGCCGTTGGTGGGCAACCGGGCACGTATATATCcacctgtaaaataaattatacacttGATTGTTTTTATCAAGACCGTAACGTACaagattgcaaaaaaaaaaacagtgcaaacgatacttaaaatattctatCAATGAAGAGAATTGATTTTGAagacattaggtacctacacaaaatcTAAATAAGATTAgatacagacaaaaaatatttagtgtttGTTAGAGATCGATGCACTCAGTGAGACATGATTTTATACTTCTCTCATACATACAAAGCGTATCTAACAATAATATGGTTAATTTACCGGTATAATCCTATCAGCCCCTCGGCACGTGGAATAAGTATAATGATAATAGCCGCCACCGTTGGCGCAGCTGCCCATAGACACCACCCACTTAGGGTCCGGCATCAAATCGTACGTCTTGCGGAGAATAGGCGCCATCTTGTTGGTGACTGTTCCTGCCACGATGATGACGTCAGTCTGCCGAGGGGTTCCGCGGAACACCATGCCGAAACGATCCATGTCGTATCTGGAAGAAGCAATAATCTTGAGTCAACGaaagaacaaaatattataaaaggggATACTCTGGTAAATTGGTAAAAACATGGGGTcttccaaaataaatatgtcttgTGAAGGATTTATCACAGTCATGACATCGCAATTTTTACTTCCATTGGTCTTGAAGAATAGATGTATCGTTAACAAAATCCACAGATGTTGCTTTGCAATGACATTTGATGGAAAATGTCATGTTACAACCTTTAGGGGTCAACTCGTGGATATCGAGAATCTTGACATGGAGAACAATGGCATTGTTGGTACGAACTCGTGATGGGAACTTTTGTAACTCCCTACAGTTTAATGGCGCGGAAAAGTTAACAAAGCAGTTGAATTATTAAGGTTTTCctttaatttataatgaaaGGGAGAGTGGATAAATTGTCGcgtttcctttttatttcgtTTCGTATTCTTTTCGTGTTCAAGTCTTAAGCCTTCTTCTTTTTTAAGGTAGGGAAATTATATAGCTATGAGAAATGGATTCAAATTCGCTATGGCACTGTATAAATCTTCCAGCATTCGACTTGTTAAAGGTTGTATGTCAATTATGCAGTGAGTCCACATAACTAGGTGGAATGGAGCGTGTCGATACCGCCTCATGCATCGGGTCCCTGAATGCCGATCTTATATCGGTTACGCGGTTACGATCCGATATTGTTTATTCCGAGCTGTTGGCTTTAATTACAGCGTAGGTTGACCCACAGcggtttttattattgaactgATATATTGGATTTtcgtttaaaaagttttatttttggaatgtGTTGATAATTGCTTTATTGGTATTCTCTGGTCTTTTTGAAACTGCCTACAGAGCCTTCCATAGGTAGCTATCGGGTGGGGTTTATGCGAACTATCTACgcatcaaataaaaacaaaggaacCTAGTAGCTCAGCGCCGCGCCTATACGTGCGGCGTTACATGTGAGATGGCTGCACATAGAAGaatatggaaggagaaaacatgctacgACAACCCCAAATAAATTTGGAATATGgccaggaagatgatgattaagATTTTGATTTAactaatcttaaaaaaaaatacctaggcCCAGCATAATGCATCATCTCAAGAGCGCAGCAGGCTAGCCCGAAGGTTATCGGCCACATGGAGTTGCTTCTGCACCAGTTGAGGATA
The sequence above is a segment of the Helicoverpa armigera isolate CAAS_96S chromosome 20, ASM3070526v1, whole genome shotgun sequence genome. Coding sequences within it:
- the LOC110381020 gene encoding NADH-quinone oxidoreductase subunit B 2, which gives rise to MFRFSGHVFRDTLRGEQKTIKSLAVPAKDHVWRLDVTRNIRFNAVLEDSKSMSCGEKEAAPPPKKPAKSKARKVPHVFPHLGKAFKNEEVRRYSPFHFPGQSTMEWVMARSDDILNWCRSNSMWPITFGLACCALEMMHYAGPRYDMDRFGMVFRGTPRQTDVIIVAGTVTNKMAPILRKTYDLMPDPKWVVSMGSCANGGGYYHYTYSTCRGADRIIPVDIYVPGCPPTAEALLYSMLLLQKKVKRMRVCQVWYRN